One part of the Paramormyrops kingsleyae isolate MSU_618 chromosome 2, PKINGS_0.4, whole genome shotgun sequence genome encodes these proteins:
- the vdac3 gene encoding voltage-dependent anion-selective channel protein 3: MAVPPSYSDLGKSAKDIFSKGYGFGVVKLDLKTKSQSGVEFNTSGSSNTDTGKASGSLETKYKMKDLGLSFSQKWNTDNTLTTEITLEDQLAQGLKLTFDTSFVPNTGKKSGKLKTGYKHDYVNLGCDIDFDFAGPTVHAATVLGYEGWLAGYQMAFDTAKSKLVQNNFALGYKAGDFQLHTNVNDGTEFGGSVYQKVNDKLETAVTLAWTAGSNNTRFGIAAKYQLDKKSSISAKVNNASLIGVGYTQSLRPGVKLTLSALVDGKNFSSGGHKVGMGFELEA; this comes from the exons ATGGCTGTTCCTCCCTCATACTCGGATCTGGGCAAGTCTGCCAAAGACATCTTCAGCAAGGGCTATG GCTTTGGAGTCGTCAAGCTGGATCTGAAGACCAAGTCCCAGAGTGGAGTT GAATTCAACACCTCCGGATCCAGCAACACGGACACGGGCAAAGCCAGCGGCAGCCTGGAGACCAAGTATAAGATGAAGGACCTCGGCCTGAGCTTCAGCCAGAAGTGGAACACGGACAACACCCTGACAACGGAGATCACCTTGGAGGACCAG CTGGCTCAGGGACTGAAATTGACGTTCGACACTTCATTTGTGCCAAACACTGG TAAGAAGAGCGGAAAGCTGAAGACCGGATACAAGCATGACTACGTGAACCTGGGCTGTGACATCGACTTTGACTTTGCGGGGCCCACGGTGCACGCCGCCACCGTCCTGGGCTACGAGGGCTGGCTGGCCGGGTACCAGATGGCCTTTGACACGGCCAAGTCCAAGCTGGTCCAGAACAACTTTGCGTTGGGCTACAAGGCTGGTGACTTCCAGCTGCACACCAATGT GAACGACGGGACGGAATTCGGAGGATCCGTATATCAGAAGGTGAACGACAAGCTGGAAACCGCTGTCACCCTGGCCTGGACAGCTGGAAGCAACAACACACGCTTCGGCATTGCTGCCAAGTACCAGCTGGACAAAAAATCCTCCATTTCT GCCAAAGTTAACAACGCGAGTCTGATAGGAGTGGGCTATACGCAGAGCCTGCGGCCAG GCGTGAAACTGACACTGTCCGCGCTGGTCGACGGCAAGAACTTCAGCAGCGGGGGCCACAAGGTGGGGATGGGCTTCGAGCTGGAGGCGTAG
- the enkd1 gene encoding enkurin domain-containing protein 1 → MCEGPSLISGPIPPDPSLFPQYYRQPASARGRLEGNHQAAQALLSGPLAPDPSLYPECYSARAAPPPRIGAGAAHIREKSQSGVVGVLLKLEGVSLNPNPIRSKAQPRDYGKENVRRLRAIQRRCRELEAERECARPTPVKALWTSSKYQSVPSKLMAHLQDAAPPKKAECQNFLKAHSGSGAQGSPRLHRAASSHSLVAPDAEMRVCGTAMDFVRHNMHAAGKTALRRSQSLQSLAKLPSAQKGRVPKYLEQRKEQWRQEEEEKRRNTPDPSIPAGHTLMSEKERQETLQSLKETQRSLVTELLSLPVRVDTLSVQNRRAQLDRRLSEVEEAIKVFSRDKVFVKIDS, encoded by the exons ATGTGTGAAGGTCCTTCCTTGATATCTGGCCCCATCCCTCCGGATCCGTCGCTCTTTCCTCAGTACTACAGGCAGCCCGCCTCTG CTAGGGGCCGTTTGGAGGGAAACCACCAGGCAGCTCAAGCTCTGCTCTCGGGGCCACTTGCCCCTGACCCCTCCCTATACCCAGAATGCTACAGTGCACgtgcagcccctccccctcGCATTGGTGCTGGCGCTGCCCACATTCGGGAGAAAAGCCAGAGTGGAGTAGTGGGGGTCCTTCTCAAGCTGGAGGGGGTCTCTCTCAACCCTAACCCCATCAGATCAA AGGCTCAGCCGCGGGACTATGGCAAGGAGAATGTGCGCAGGCTAAGGGCGATCCAGAGACGGTGCCGAGAGCTGGAGGCCGAGAGGGAGTGCGCCCGGCCTACTCCCGTCAAGGCACTCTGGACCTCCTCCAAGTACCAGAGCGTCCCATCAAAGCTGATGGCTCACCTGCAG gatgctgccccccccaagaAGGCCGAGTGCCAGAACTTTCTTAAAGCGCACTCCGGCAGCGGAGCTCAGGGGTCGCCGCGCCTGCACCGCGCAGCCTCCTCCCACAGCCTGGTCGCCCCCGATGCCGAG ATGCGTGTGTGCGGGACGGCCATGGACTTTGTGAGGCACAACATGCATGCTGCAGGAAAGACAGCCCTGCGGCGCTCGCAGTCCCTCCAGTCGCTGGCGAAGCTGCCCAGTGCGCAGAAGGGGCGCGTACCAAAATA TCTGGAGCAGAGGAAGGAACAGTGGCGAcaagaggaggaagagaagaGAAGGAACACCCCCGACCCATCTATCCCTGCAGGACACACTCTGATGTCTgagaaggagagacaggaaACACTTCAGTCCCTGAAAGAAA CCCAGCGGTCCCTGGTGACCGAGCTCCTCTCCCTGCCCGTGCGTGTGGATACCTTGAGTGTTCAGAATCGCCGGGCTCAGCTAGACCGCAGGCTGTCTGAAGTAGAGGAGGCCATCAAGGTCTTTTCCCGGGACAAAGTGTTTGTCAAGATCGACTCTTAG
- the polb gene encoding DNA polymerase beta yields the protein MSKRKAPQEKLNEGITDFLIELANYERNVNRAIHKYNAYRKAASVIAKYPEKIKSGTEAKKLDGVGAKIAEKIDEFLATGKLKKLEKIRNDDTSSSINFLTRVTGIGPAAARKFVEEGVKTLEDLKKNEHKLNHHQKIGLKYFEDFEKRIPRAEMEKMEALILQELEVVDPEYIGTICGSYRRGAESSGDIDILLTHPNFTSQSEKQPKLVHDVVDHLESLSFITDTLSKGDTKFMGVCQLDHGDGEEEYPHRRIDIRLIPKDQYYCGVLYFTGSDIFNKNMRTHALEKGFTLNEYTIRPIGVTGVAGEPLPVDSEKDVFDYIQWKYREPKDRSE from the exons ATGAGTAAAAGGAAGGCGCCGCAAGAGAAATTGAACGAAGGAATCACAGACTTTCTTATAG AACTGGCTAATTATGAGAGAAACGTGAACCGAGCTATTCATAAGTACAATGCATACAG GAAAGCTGCTTCTGTCATTGCGAAATACCCAGAGAAGATTAAAAGTGGCACAGAAGCCAAGAAATTG GATGGAGTGGGAGCGAAAATCGCAGAAAAGATTGACGAGTTTCTGGCCACAGGAAAGCTGAAGAAGTTAGAAAAG ATCCGAAATGATGATACCAGCAGTTCCATTAACTTCCTTACCAGGGTCACCGGCATTGG CCCGGCAGCTGCTCGCAAGTTTGTGGAAGAGGGTGTGAAGACACTTGAGG ATCTGAAGAAGAATGAACACAAGCTTAATCACCATCAAAAGATTGGACTTAA ATACTTTGAGGACTTTGAGAAGAGAATTCCTCGCGCTGAGATGGAAAAGATGGAG GCTCTGATTCTCCAGGAGCTGGAGGTTGTGGACCCAGAGTACATCGGAACCATCTGTGGAAGTTACCGGAGAG GGGCTGAATCCAGTGGTGATATTGACATCTTGCTGACTCATCCAAACTTTACCTCTCAGTCTGAGAAACAG CCCAAACTTGTGCATGATGTGGTCGACCACCTTGAGTCACTGAGCTTCATCACTGACACCTTGTCAAAAGGAGACACAAAGTTCATG GGGGTATGTCAACTGGATCATGGCGATGGAGAAGAAGAATACCCACATCGCCGCATTGACATCAG ATTGATCCCTAAAGACCAGTACTACTGTGGTGTACTGTATTTTACGGGCAGTGACATCTTCAACAAGAACATGAGAACTCATGCTTTGGAGAAAGGTTTCACTCTCAATGAGTACACCATCCGGCCAATTGGGGTTACTG GTGTAGCAGGAGAACCTCTGCCGGTGGATAGTGAGAAGGATGTTTTCGACTACATCCAGTGGAAATACAGAGAGCCTAAAGACCGCAGCgaatga